Below is a window of Osmia bicornis bicornis chromosome 8, iOsmBic2.1, whole genome shotgun sequence DNA.
TAATCTTCTGTGCATGCGCAATATTGTCGTGTAATGATTCAACGTTCCCGCTTGTTAGAGACACATTGTTAATATGAGTCACGTTCATGTACCTTATGTACATAAGTGACTGTGAATAACAAAACATGGGAAAACAGAATTTCAGAGATTGCATTTACTTTAATGTTAAGATCGGTGACGTTCGCGGAAGCTCCTGACTTCCCccacaatttttaataaccaGGGACGGATTTAGAGGGGGGCAAATCCCCCCcacatttagaaaatttttaccCCCTCTCCCCCCAAGCAAATTCTTTTTTGCATGCATCGGTAACGCGATGTCTTTTACATTTAGATACGATTCAAAagcaatcatttttttaattattaataatttattttatttttcagttatcgtactTTTAGCAGTATTGGAATTCTGGACTCTCCCACAACAGGGTATCGGCTTTTACTGTAATGAtccaaaaatttcatttaagtTTATGGGGGACACCATTTCTATGACCCTATTGATAATTGGATGTCTCTTAATGCCGCTTTTAATAGTACGTATAAAAgcgaaataatttttcaagtcGCTGAGCGAgaacgaataaataaaaagataattatGCTTCTTTTTGTAGtctctaaaaatattttaccatGTTTTAGATATGGATAGCAGAGTACACGTGCCATCCGGCAAACGCGTACAGCAAGGATTTAGGATGCGCTGGTTCCAGGATGAAACAAATATGGTTATGGTATGGTCATTATTCAATCGGAATAATTTCCTTGGTATTCATATGCGATGTCATGAAAACTTTGGTCGGTGAACCGAGACCTCACTTTTTGGATACGTGCAAACCACGCGAGGCTGAGAATTGTACCGATGAGTTAGtactattttttctttattttatagtTCATTTGAAGCATCAACTTTCTGCACTTCGACAGTAAAACTTTTAAAAAGTAAAGGATGAAAAAGTTACAAGTGtggtaaaaaaattataaatatgtatcaCTTCGACTAACatatgtattttttgtttcaggtaCGTGGAGACATACACGTGTACGAATACGATTGATTCAAGCTGGTTCGTCTCGGATTCCAGTAAATCATTTCCATCTGGACACTCTGCTCTTTCTATGTTCGCATCTATTTTTATTGTGGTAAGAATCAgtgatttgaaaaaaaaaattctcacCGAAGGTTTTTCCACAGCGATGTACATTTCAGTTTATTACAATTTGTCAGAATAGGTAAAGGTTCTGATAGATACAGATAATTGTATTCAATAGCTTTTC
It encodes the following:
- the LOC114875267 gene encoding phospholipid phosphatase 1-like isoform X2 — its product is MVKSTGNEKVAPLRRASKLVTKRNVYSMFIVLLAVLEFWTLPQQGIGFYCNDPKISFKFMGDTISMTLLIIGCLLMPLLIIWIAEYTCHPANAYSKDLGCAGSRMKQIWLWYGHYSIGIISLVFICDVMKTLVGEPRPHFLDTCKPREAENCTDEYVETYTCTNTIDSSWFVSDSSKSFPSGHSALSMFASIFIVWYLQNRLPSRTFFLKPWLQCMICLWTVICSVTRISDNRHHWWDVLAGDILGLAFSALTVTVACRRFRFNGDVSQIYNDPVENGQISFNNKRQQSVKQLLPETTVEETRELKNVKPTSWKE
- the LOC114875267 gene encoding phospholipid phosphatase 1-like isoform X3; the protein is MSICKNTIHWVLFLDVLLALSVIVLLAVLEFWTLPQQGIGFYCNDPKISFKFMGDTISMTLLIIGCLLMPLLIIWIAEYTCHPANAYSKDLGCAGSRMKQIWLWYGHYSIGIISLVFICDVMKTLVGEPRPHFLDTCKPREAENCTDEYVETYTCTNTIDSSWFVSDSSKSFPSGHSALSMFASIFIVWYLQNRLPSRTFFLKPWLQCMICLWTVICSVTRISDNRHHWWDVLAGDILGLAFSALTVTVACRRFRFNGDVSQIYNDPVENGQISFNNKRQQSVKQLLPETTVEETRELKNVKPTSWKE